The genomic window TCGGTGCACGGCTTTTCAGCGCCGCGCCAGGATTTCCCGATAGCTAACAAGTCGGTGTAGAGACCAATCGCGGGAACGACCGGGATGTGCGCCTTTGCGGCGGCATCGGTGGGGATGAACAGGCCGCTCCTGTCGAGGTCGCCGAAGTAGCGGATTTCGGTGATCTCCTGATTGGCTTCGATGGCACGGACCGAGGCGATGAAGCTGGCGCCCAGGCCCCAGGCGACGTGCCCGACATTGTGGGTCGGCGGCATGTTCTCCACGATTGACCACCAGGTGGCGCTGTTCTCCACGACGATGAGCAGACTGCCGTCACCGACGCGGCGCAGTTGCCCTGCGTCCAGCTCGTCGAGTGGTTGATGGCTCAGCAGCGGCGGCGGTCTGGGAATGGCGCGCATGACTGCCAGCAGCCGGTCCTGGTCGCCGAACAGCGGCCCGGTTTTCCAGTCGTCGAGGGCCTTCTCGGGGAACGCGAAGTCGGTTTCGGTGCCGTAGGTCGCGAAGATTTCGAGGGCCCGCTCCCGAAACGGCACCGTGATCTGGTCGGGGTCGCTGAGCAACCAGCGGTTGATGGCTTGGTAGCGCTGGCGCCGCGCGTTGCCGGCCGTGGCCCACACTGCGGCCAGGTCGAATAGTTCGCGGTGCCAATGTGGTTGGGGCGGTACCGTGCTGGTCTTCTTAGCCGCGACAGCCGCGAGAGTGACCTTGAGTGGTAGCGCGACTTTCTCCTGGTCGGTCTTGGCCGAGCACGTGATGAGCCTCTGCGCGGCCAGCGCCTGCAGGCAGTCGCGGATCATGGTCGATCGGTCGGGATCTGCGCTGCGCGGGGTATATGCGCGGGCGAAGCATGTGCGAACGGTGTCGATTCCGACCGTGCGGCCGGTCGTCCTCAGCCAGCCGTTCGCGCAGGCGGTGGCGAGCAGCTGCTCATACAGCTGCGCAGCCAGGTCCTCGATGCGGCCGCTCATCGGTGGCGCTCGGGCAGCAGTGTGCGGGCGGCGGTGAGGATGCCGCCGCCATCGGCGTCGGGTAACTCGTCGAGAATCGCTTCGATGCGGGCGTCGACGGAGAGGTATTTGCGTCCGGCGCGTAGGTCGGCGTCATTGCGTAGCCGGATGATCAACGGGAACCCGCCGAGCGCTTCGGCGTCGAACAAGCCGGTGGTGTAGACCAGCTGCACCCCGAGCGCGGCGGCGACCCCTCGCTGCAGGTCTAGCAGATAGCCCGCCGAGGCGCGCCCGATCGGGTTGTCGAGGAACAACACTCCCGAGTGACGATGGTGCACGCGGCCTTGCTCGTTGGCGCGCAGCCCGGCCAGAGTGCAGTACAAAATGATCGCCGCGGTCAAATGCTGGCCGCCGGAGAACACATCTCGGACCTGCGCGATGCGGACCCGTTCGGTGCGCAGCGCCGCATCGGGTTTGAGGATTGTGACCTTGAACCCTTTGGGCACTGCGGCACGGACACTGCGCAGTACGATGCCGACGCCATCGCGTTTACCGTTGCCCAGATAGCGTTGTACCTCGTCGTCGAGTACCTGCCCGAGATGGTATTCGAGCAGTTCGCCTTCTGCGGGGGTGAACCCGATCCGCAGGAACTCATGACCGGCCCACGACTCGAGTGTGTCCGGCAGCTTCGAGAGCCGTTGCGCTGCACGCAATGTTCGCACCGACACATCGACGATGCTGCGCAGGTTGCCCAGGATCATGGCGCGGTGGCGATTGGCGTGCTCGAGGTCCTGGGCCAGCGATTTGACCCGTGGTGTGAGTTGCTCGATCCAGTCTGCTGCGTGCGCAGGCAGCTGCGCCTGCGCAACGCTGCGAATCTGGACGCGGACCGCACTGTCGAGGGATTCGAAGCGCGGCTGGGCGACGAACCGTGCCAGCCGGTCAGCCAGCCGACCCAGCGCGGCGACCTCATTCGCGCTTGTCTGATGCGCGGTCTGCTCGTGGCCGCGCAGTTCGTGGTAGCGCGAGCGTGCCTGCTCGACGTCGGCGGGGTAGGGCTGGACGCTGTCGGGATCGATCACCGGGCGGTCCTTGCCGGCGTAGGCCATCTCGACTATCGACTCGAACGCCGCAGCGACCGCGCGGGCCTCCTCATACTCACGCCGAACGGCGGCGAGTTCGGCGATCTTGGTGTCGTGGGCCTGGACGGCGATCGTGACCTGTGCGGCGGCGGTGTCAATGAGCTGGTGTGCGTGCTCGAGACTGATCGGATACCGCGAGGGTTCGAGCGGGGGATGCGGTGCTGGGAGCCGTTTCAGGTCGCTCTCACAGAAGCCGGTGTGTTTCTGCGCAGCCCCGAGTTCGTCGGTGACAGTGGCCAGTTCGGTACGTGCACGGGTGGTCGCGGTGCTGCGGGAGGCCGCGTCGGCGCCGGCGCCGGAATCGAGCAGCCCTGTCGCGGTCTCACGGACGTCGTTGGCGAGGTCCTCCCAATCCTGCTGGGCTTCTTCGGCCTGCCGGCGGGCGGCGTCGAGTTCTTTGAGCTGGTCATCGCCGACCTGGGCCTTGTCCAGGGCGCGTTGGGTGTGATGCAACCGGGCGCGCAGCACCGCCACCGGCTGATCGGGGACGGGATCGCCGACGTGAGCCTGGGTGTGGGCAGGGATTTCGGTGATGTCGGCTTTGGTGCGCTCGGCCAACGCACGGTGCTCGACCGCGCTGGCGCTGTGCGCTGTGCACGCGAGGTCGAGCTTTTCGATATCGACCGCGAGCTCGGCGGCTTTACGGCGGCGGGTGGCGGCGGTGTCGAGGTGTCGTTGGCGCTGGCGCTGCCATGTCAGGACCCGCTCGGCCCGCCCGGCCAGGTGTTTGAGCACTCGTGCACGTTCACGCAGGTCGTCAAGGTCCCCCCGGGCGCGGTGCAGGTCCTCGCGCAGCCGCTCAGCGGTCGCACGCAGCTGCTGCTGTGCGGTAGTGGCGGCCTCAACTGCGATGCTAGCGACGGACACTGCGGACATTGCGGACTTCACGGCCTGGTCGAGTTCGAGGATCTTCCCGGGAGGATAGTCGTTGCGCCACGCTGTGATTCGGGCGTGCAACTCGCTGTCGGCGTGGTAGCAGGCATCGAGGCCGCTCAGCTCTCCAAGGCGCAGGGCGTGCTCGGCGAGCAACCGCACCCGTTCACCCGCTGCCGCCGTGGGGTCGTATAGGGCGGGGTTGGGGGGCACCACGAATCCGGTCTCGGCGTCGATGCCCAGATCGAGGTGCGCGGCCACAGTTCGGTCGAACGATTGTGTGCTGGCCACGAACACGACACCGTTGGGACGGATAGGTGATTCGGTCAAGATCTCGCGGGCACGGTCGAGATCGGCCAAGTCGTTGAGGATCAACCCGCCAGCCAGATGCGGGAGCCGGCCCACGATCTCGCGGCGCACCGTCTCGTTGGGACGTACGGCCAGCAGATCCCAGCCGGTCCAGCACAGGATCTGGGCTTGCTCGAGTTGTTGGCACAGTGCGCGAAGCTCGTGTGGCGCCGTCAACAGCGCCTCGGGGTCTTCGCCCCAAGCGATGCGGGCAGGCTCGTCGGCGGCATCGGCGATCTTGATCGCGGTGCGTGCCCGGTCACTGTGATCTAGGGCGTTCAACAGCTGCTCGAGCAGCGTCTCGGCATCCAGATCCAGCACCACAGTGTCACTGTCGAGCAGTTCGGCCAGGCGGGGGAGGGCTTCGAGCTGACCGGCACTGTCGTGGGCGCGCTGTACGGCCCGCTGGGCAGTGTCGAGGCGGCCTTTGGTGACGGTGAGCTCGGTGCTGGCGACCAGTAGTTGTGCCCCTGCCTGGTCGATCTCGGTCTCGAGGTCGGTCAACCGGGCCTGGCTGGCCTCGACCGCGCCGGAGTGTTCTTCGACGCACCGGCCCGCCGCTACGGCTGCCGCGTCGAGACCAGTCCTCGACTCGATGAGCCCGTCTGTCTGTGCCGTCTCGAGCTCGGCGTCGACCTCGGCGATCAGGTTCGACAAAGAGGTGGCATGGGCGTCTTCGGTCGCAGCTTCCTCGACTGCGGTCTCCCACAACCGTCGCTGTTCAAGCATCTGACGCTTACAGGTGTCAGCGTCTCGTTGCTCGCGCTCGGCATCGGCGGTGGCGGCCTGCAGGATCACCAGCAGCGCTCGTGCCAGCGCTGCGCCTGCGTCGTCGCGGGCGTTCATCGCGGTGTGGGCGCGATTCTGCTGCGCGGCCACCACCGTCGCCAGGGCCGTAGCTTTCTCAACGGTGGAGCCGAGGCGGATCAGTGCCGGGATCGCCTCCCAGCCGCGCACTTTGAGCTCGGCCCGCTGTGCGCGGGCGCGCAGCGCCTTCTCATCAGTGATGGCCTGGTGCAGCCTCATCGAGGCCGCCGCGTGCACGAGCGCTCCATGTCTGGCTTGGGCGCCGAAGCTCGCGTGTTCGCTGGCGGCGACCTGGTCGACGAGGTGCTCGATCGCGGCGGCGTGCTGGTTATGCAGCAGTTTTTCCTGATCGGCGCGCGCGGCCACTTGCGCCAGGAACGCCTCGACATGTGTGCTCGCCCGGGCGGCCGCCGCTGCCGCTGACACCGTGAGGATGTGCTGGTGGGCCAGCGGATCCAAGCGCTCGAGCGTCTCGCTCAGGAAGACACGTTCGAGTTCGAGCTCCTCGCGTTGTCCGAGCTTGCTGGCGTGCTCAGCGATGGATTCGGCGATGTCGCGGCTTTCCTGCTGTGGCAGCACCGCCCGCAGCAGGAACTCGACGAACGCGTCATCGCTGGCGAACGTGAACGCGTCGGCGGCGGCGCCTTCGCCGGCGTTCATGGCGCGCTGATAGCTGAACAGTTCGGTATCAAGACCCAAGCTCGCCAACCGGTCGGACCATTCCTTGTGGACCTTGTAGGAATCCAGTTCCAGGTGCGGGTCCTCGGCGTCGAGGTTCTCGAGCCGGCGCCGGTAGGCCACGGCGTCGAGATTGTGGCCGTCCTCGGCAAAAGGCAGCGTGGTGATCTCGAGGCTGCCATGCGGGCGCAGGCTGTACCACAGCTCGGCGAGAGTGTCGGTGTCGGCGCCAGATCGCCAGTCGGAGACCTTCCCAGTCAGCAACAGCCGACCGGTCCGACTGTGCATCCACTCAAGGACCACGTGCGAGACGTCGTTGCGCGCCACGAAGTTCTCCAGCAGCTTGCTGTTTGTAGAGCCGACCACCTGACGGCGGCCCGGCAGCATCACCGAGAAGATCAGTTTGATCAGTACCGACTTGCCACCTCCGTTCTCGAGGAACAGGATCGTGGCCGGCGAGGGGCGGCGCAGCTCGGGCGCTCCGAGCATCAGTTGCTGCTCGCGAACCGGCTCTCCGGCCCCCGACAAGTTCAGCAGCACGTCTTCGTAGCGCGCGCCGACCGGGCCGACCGAGTACAGCCGCACCCGCGAAAGTTCATACATGACAGTGCTTCCCGTGGTCGCGTGCGAACAGATCAGTGGTCGGTGCGCAGCTGCAGCGACGGTGACCGCGCATCCAGCGACGGCACAACACCCAACGCCAGCAGCTCATCCAGCGCGGTCTGAGAAGCCAACTGCCGCACAAGGATCTGATAACGACCCGTGGTGCGGAACACCTCGTCGGATTGCTCCCCGACCGGCTGCAGCAACCCGCGATCGGCCAGCCAGCCCAATGCACGCCGGACCACACCGCGAGTGGTGTCGGCGTTGTGTCGGCCGTCCTTGGTCTCCGCGACCGATGGACGGCGCACATACACCCGCCACAGCCGCTCCAGCTCGAGCTCATCAGCGCCCGGATCGGAGAGGTCGCCGCGGCGTTCGGCGCGTTGTTCGAGCACCCGGCAGGTCTCGCGGACTACCGTGTCGACCAGTTCGACCGAGACCCGTCCCGGATAGAAGTCGTTGGCCAGGTCATCGGCACGCGGAAAGGCCAGCGCCGCGATCGCGAGATGCGCCAGACCGTGCAGGACCCGCTCGGTGTCGCGGCGCCCGGGCATTCTCGGGCTGGCGTAGTCCTCGAGTTTGAGTTCGAACACTGACCCCGCCTCGGCGGCAAGCACGATCCCGCTGCGCTGATCGACCTCCAACACCACCAGCCCTAGTCCCGCGGCCACGGCGGCGACCATCGCCGCGAACTCCTCCTCGTGACGATAGCGGTGCACGAGGTCGCGGTAGGCGGTGTCACGGGCGGGTACCTGCTTGCCTCGCAACCCCCACGCCACTAGTTGCGCGGCCTGCTCGGCATCGATTCTGTCGCCGACGCTCACCGGATCTCCTCATGCGCGGACTCGACGACGATGTCGTCGGATTCGGTCAATACCGCTGTGGTCAGCAGCAATTCATCACCCTCGATTCGGGCCACCGGCCCAGCCAACCCTGCACCGGTCGGTACGGCCACCACCACCAAGGAGTCGCGGCGCTGGCGCGCGTTCGTCAATGCGGGCGCTAGGGCATACAGGGCCCGCAACGCGAGCAGCACCGGCAGATCGTCATCGAAATCGGCGGCCTCGGCCAGCAGCGAGGTCAAACTCCGCACCCGCCCAGTCAGGTTCAGCAACTCATCGCTGCGCCGCCAATGCTCATCGGTGAACCGTGAATCATCCACGCGCGCAGCAAGATCAGGCACAACGACCGGGCGCGAGTCGTCGGGGGCATCGACCGGTGGCCGCAGCAATGTCGACACCAGCAACGGCAGCGACAACGCATCGGGCACTCCCACTCCTGACGCCGAGGAGAAAAACGCTGCCACCGGCGCGGCCGCTTGTGCCACCGACAACCCCAGCGCCGGCACCAGCAGCTGGCGATGCAGATTCATCGCCGACCGCTGCGGCGGGCCCGCGAACTGCTGGCGGTCCTGCTCGGCGCGGAACATCCCCCGCGCGGATTGCAGACGGTTCTGCAACTGGGTGTGACGGCTCAAGCAATCGCGCATGATCTCCACGAGTTCCGCGGCACGACGCTTCTGGACTGGGTCGTCGGTCTTGTCGCGGGTCTGGGCGATATTGCTCAAAATGCTGTGCTCGACCTCGAAGCGCTGCTCGATGTGACCCAGCGCCGTGTCGAGCAGAGCGGGCATTTCCTCATCCCAGTCGACCAGTCGCACGTCACGCCGGGTCGCTTCGAGGCGGTGCCGCAACTTTTCCCCGTACTGGACGGTGCGATAGCGGTGCTGTTCGGCTTCGAGGCGCGCGTCGGCGAGCAGCCCCCGGTCGATCAGATTCGCGAGTTTGACTTCGGCGGCGATCTGCGCGGACTCTACATCGGTATCCAATGCGCCGACCAGCACGTTGATCGCTTCGTCGGTAGCACGCAGAAAGATCCCGCCACGCGCACCGGGGACCTCGCGCAGCAAGTGGAAGGTGAACATCTTTCGCTGATAGGAGCCATCGGGCCCGATCTCCCCATACACCCGGTGAAAGCCACGATCGACGATCCCGACGTTGATCAGCTTCTCGAGCACCCACCGTGCCACCCGCCGATGCTCGGCCGAGCTACGCTCGCGAGCTTGGGCAGCCACGAACGGCAGTACCCGCTCGACCACCTCATCGTGTTTGGCACCGGTGTCGAAATCCATTGCCAGAGTGATCTGATCGATGGTGTGTATCGCGATCTCGGCCATCTGATAGACCGTTGCCTCGACCCAGTCGAGCCTGGACTTGTGCACATCCATCTCGTGCAACGGAGCCGTGCACGCCAGCGCTTTGAGCCGGCGGGTCAACCCGAGATCGGCGCTGGCCGAAGGCCCCAACCCGCGAATAAGCGGCTCGTGCGCGAACGCGGGCTGAGGTTGCGGATCGGCGAACATCGACAACGTCTGATCCGAATCGGCCCCCTCGCTGTGCTCTGTCTGCTTGTGCGGTGTCTGCTGTCGGCCCTCGTGGCTGGACGCACGAGCGTCTTCCCCCACCTCATCCACAGATAACCCCTTCTGCGAAGACAGCTTTCACCGGATCGCGTAGCTCGCTCAGCATAACTGGCCATCGCACCCGCAGTCCGGCGCGTGCTCAGCTGGCTAATGACCGAGCTCTGCACAGGTTCACTGACCGCCACGTCTTCCAAGCAGGCTGGTTGAGGTGGAAGAGGGAGGACCGATCAGCGGCTGAGGTCAGGCCGGGGTGCGTGCAGCGCGGAGGCGTCGTATTGCGCGCAACCGTGGTCCCGGGATCGCATCCAATTCGTCGCCGCCGACTATTCCAATTTCCGACAGGTGCCGGTCGTCACGGGTTCCGTAGCCATTGGCTGCTGCCCAACGTGATCCGATATCCTTGAACTCGGTCTCATCCGAGCGTCGGCGCAGCAACCAGTACCGTCCGTATGACTGCAAGGGAACGGTTTCGGGCAGGGAGAAGTAGACCGAGTCGAGTAGGTGTGACACCGGGGACTGCTCCGATACCGGGACCACGATCACCCCCAGATTCTCGTCCAAGGTCGACAGGTCGACCGACACGGCAGTGCGATCCACTTCCGCCCGGGCTGAGGCAACGATCTCGGAAGCCTCCTCCGGCGAGACATGTTCGCGCTCGAGCGACCTCGTCACCGGGGCCATGACGGCGTCGGTGGTCGATGCCACAACCCGGGCGCGCGCGACCGCGCGGCTGTATTCCTCGACCGCGGCCCCGCCTCGGTATTCGCGGGGCTGTAGAACACTTGTGCGCGCGTGCTCAGCATGTAAAAGAACCCGCCGGTGACCGCGGTTGTGTACACCACCATGAAAACGGCGAACAAACCCTGAATCCACCCCGCGGTCATTCCGGTGGCGCCACCGAGGGCCAGTTCACACAACCCGAGCAGCAAGGCGATTATCCACAGCGGATTGCTTACGGCGGGAGTTGCGGTTTCACCGACCATCACCACAGCGTAGGGCGCAGCGAACCGGCGCGCAGTGAATCGCGAAATCTATTGTAACACACGCGCTTCTGTGACCATGGCCAACTATCGTGGGCCCGGGGAATTGGTGTCGAGTCGGGTCGATGTGCACCGCTCGACGCCGAGGCGGATCGGCCGGAGCATCGAGGCTCGCCGTGTTATCGGTGTGCTGGAGCCTGGGCGCGGCGTTGGTTCGGCCTGTCTGGATTTGTCCGCCGAACTCGACAGATGTGATGGTGCGCAGCGTTTGACTACGACGTTGGACACCGAGCCGTTGGGCCGATTTCGGCGGCGGGAGTCCTTCGAGCGACGCGGTTTCGCTGCCGACGCGTGCAGCGCACGGCACATGAGCAAGCCATGTGTACCCGGCAGGATGACGTTGGAGTCCGCCTGCGGATCGATCCTCGGGCCCGGTCACAGATCCGGGTCGATGGCGTAGCCGCTGGGAGCTTCGGTTGGTGCGTGCTCGATTTCGGTGTCGAACGCGGTGGGCTGGTGCCGATTGCGGAGTCTGGACTCGTGGTCGCGGCGTGTGGGGTCGAGTTGTGTACGGCGTTGTTGCTCGGCGCGGAGTTGGCGGAGCTCGTGGTCGATGTCGTCGACTTCGGTCGGGAGGACGTTGCTCGCAGCAATTGGCATGGATTGGTGGAGCACGGTTGCCCAGGTCTCGGGTGGTCCGGCGAGGCGGACAGCTCGTTTGTGGGTGTGGTGGGCGTGTTGGCGTGCGGTGGTGCGGGCTCGGAGGAGTCGTTGGTGGCGTGTGGTGGTGTCTTGGAGGGCTAGTTGGAGGTGTTCGCGTTCGTGGTGATGGTGTGTGGGTGTGGCGTCGAGCGCACGCTGTTGTCGGTCGAGTTCGGCGGCGGCTTCACTCATGGCGTGTTCGGCGTTGTCGCGCCGACGTTCTGCTGTGCGAGCGGCTTGGATTGCTTTGCGAACGGCGTCATCGTTGTCGGTGGTGTCGGGGTTGGTGGGGGTGTAGAGGAAGGCGTCGGTGGATGCGAGGGTGAGTTGTTGCTCGAGTTCGTTGATGCGTTGAGTGAGTTCCTGGTCGGTCAGGCGGCGTAGTGGGTGGTGTTTGGGGTGGTTGTCGATCCAGGTGAGGATCGCGATGCGGTCGCTCAGGGTCACTGCGGTGCGCCAGTCGCGTTTGAGCAGCGCGGTGACGTGCTCGGGCGGATTGATGGATGCGATGTGGTCGCAGCGGGCGGTGATGTAGTCGCGGGGGTCGTGATCGGGGATGCCGGGCTTGTCGTCGTCGCGGCATTCGAGGCATAGGCCGTCGTCGCTGCGGCGTTTCGGGGGTCGGATCTCAGTGGCGGAGCGGTCGATTCCGCATTCCACACACGGCAGCGCGCGGTCACGGCGCACCGTGAGCTTGTCGTAGTCGGGCGGGTCGGAGTCGGCGAGGCGGTCTTCCCATCGAGCTTTTGTGTCGTAGTGGTGAGGTGCGCCGCTGCCGTCAGTCGGTAGGTGGTCGGGCTGTTCGTCGACGTGAGCGCGGTGGTCGAAGTAGTGCTGGCTGTGCTGTTGGGTGCCGATTTCGGTGCTGGTACGGGATTCGCGGCGGCGGGTGGGGTCGACGCGGCGAGCGTGCGGCTGGACGGGCTGATGCGACTTTGGAGTGTCGGGCTGGTGGGTGCGGGGGTCGGCGGTTGGGGTGCAAGCATGGATGAGGTCGGCGTGTTTGGGGTGGCGGTATTGGGCGGCCCAGGTCAGTCGTGCGACCGCGTTGGGGTACGGGTAGCGGTAGAGGGTGTCGGCGATGCGGGTGAGGATGTCGCGTTGTTCGTCGGATAGTCGTGTGGTCAGGGCAGTGAATTGTGCGCGCGCATCGGCGATTCGTCCGTCGCGGAACAGTGTCGCGATCTCGCCGAGGACATCCTGGTGCGGGATGGCCGATGCATGGCCGGGCCTTGGTGTGTTGGTGGAGGCGGGTGTTTCAAGGTGCTGATGGTCGTCGGTGGAGGTGCGTTCGGGGTTTTCTGGGGCGGGTTCGGCGGTGGCGGGGTCGGGCATGGGTGGTTCCTCGGGCGGGGTTGGGGTGTGGAGATCGGTGCGGGTGAGGATTTCGACGCGCCAGGTGAGGGCGGTGGCGAGTTGGTGAGGGCGTAGCGGCGGGGTGTCGTGGCCGGTGGTGGTGAGCAGCAGTTCGTGGGCGGTGTAGAGGAGTTCGGTCGGGCTCCAGCCGTGGCGGGTGGCGGTGTCGATGGCGGCGACCAGGCGCGGCCAGGCAGGGTCGTTGAGGACATGCTCGGCGTTCTCGGCGCCGAGCACGGTGGTTAGGTGTGTGGTCCAGTCGGGGCGCAGCGGCGCCGTGGTGGTGTCGAGGCTGGCGGGTTCGATGTGCAGTCGCGCCCATAACGCGGTGGCGGGCAGTTCGTCGGGTAGGGGGCGTTCGAGGGCGGCGGTGGTTAGCATGTCGGTGATGGGTAGGCCGGATCGGGCTGCGGTGTCGATCTTTTCGGCGATCGATGGCC from Nocardia bhagyanarayanae includes these protein-coding regions:
- a CDS encoding Wadjet anti-phage system protein JetD domain-containing protein, which gives rise to MSGRIEDLAAQLYEQLLATACANGWLRTTGRTVGIDTVRTCFARAYTPRSADPDRSTMIRDCLQALAAQRLITCSAKTDQEKVALPLKVTLAAVAAKKTSTVPPQPHWHRELFDLAAVWATAGNARRQRYQAINRWLLSDPDQITVPFRERALEIFATYGTETDFAFPEKALDDWKTGPLFGDQDRLLAVMRAIPRPPPLLSHQPLDELDAGQLRRVGDGSLLIVVENSATWWSIVENMPPTHNVGHVAWGLGASFIASVRAIEANQEITEIRYFGDLDRSGLFIPTDAAAKAHIPVVPAIGLYTDLLAIGKSWRGAEKPCTDATAHELTRWLPAEHRDAAADLLTSGRRIAQEWVGTRHLARTQNWHNDLR